A genomic segment from Castor canadensis chromosome 1, mCasCan1.hap1v2, whole genome shotgun sequence encodes:
- the Or51a7 gene encoding olfactory receptor 51A7 has protein sequence MSVFNNSEVFLLIGIPGLDHVHTWISIPICLMYIAAILGNCTILFIIKTEPSLHEPMYYFLAMLAVSDMGLSLSSLPTMLRIFLFSVMRISPNACFAQEFFIHGFTVMESSVLLVMSLDRFLAIHNPLRYSSILTSSRVVKIGVILATRSIILVLPFPFTLRRLKYCQKNLLSHSYCLHQDIMKLACSDNKINFIYGFFVALCTMLDFTLIAVSYVLILKTILSIASLAERLKALNTCVSHICAVLIFYVPIITLSAIHRFTKHKSPLLVILIADTFLLVPPLMNPIVYCVKTRQIREKVLGKLLNIYVR, from the coding sequence ATGTCTGTCTTTAACAACTCTGAGGTTTTTCTTCTGATTGGTATCCCAGGACTGGACCATGTCCACACATGGATCTCCATCCCAATCTGCCTCATGTATATAGCTGCTATCCTAGGCAACTGCACCATTCTCTTTATCATAAAGACAGAGCCCTCACTTCATGAGCCCATGTATTATTTCCTTGCCATGTTGGCTGTTTCTGATATGGGCTtgtccctctcttcccttcctaccATGCTGAGGATCTTCTTATTCAGTGTCATGAGAATTTCACCCAATGCCTGCTTTGCTCAAGAATTCTTTATTCATGGATTTACTGTCATGGAATCCTCTGTGCTTCTAGTTATGTCTTTGGACCGCTTTCTTGCTATTCACAACCCTCTAAGATATAGTTCTATTCTTACTAGCAGCAGAGTTGTTAAGATTGGAGTAATATTAGCTACTAGGAGCATTATTTTAGTACTTCCATTCCCCTTCACTCTCCGGAGATTAAAATATTGTCAAAAGAATCTTCTTTCTCACTCATACTGCCTTCATCAGGATATCATGAAGCTGGCCTGCTCTGACAACAAGATCAATTTCATCTATGGCTTCTTTGTTGCTCTCTGTACTATGCTGGACTTCACATTGATTGCTGTGTCTTATGTGTTGATCTTGAAGACTATACTCAGCATTGCATCTCTGGCAGAGAGACTGAAGGCCCTAAATACCTGTGTCTCCCACATCTGTGCTGTGCTCATCTTCTATGTGCCTATCATCACTCTCTCTGCCATACACCGCTTTACCAAGCACAAAAGCCCCTTACTTGTCATCCTTATTGCAGATACATTCTTATTGGTGCCACCCCTGATGAACCCCATTGTATACTGTGTAAAGACTAGACAAATTCGGGAGAAGGTTTTGGGGAAGTTACTTAACATATATGTGAGATAA
- the Or51g2 gene encoding olfactory receptor 51G2 translates to MILGSLENGSSLSSTFLLSGIPGLKHLHIWISLPLCFMYLVSILGNCTILFIIKTETSLHEPMYLFLSMLALTDLGLSLCTLPTVLGIFWVGARDIGHDACFAQLFFIHCLSFLESSVLLSMAFDRFVAICHPLHYASILTNTVIGRIGMASLGRSVAFIFPLPFMLKRFPYCGSPVLSHSYCLHQEVMKLACADIKANSIYGMFVIVSTVGIDSLLILLSYALILHTVLSIASRAERLKALNTCVSHICAVLLFYTPMIGLSIIHRFGKQAPHLVQVIMGFVYLLFPPVMNPIVYSVKTKQIRDRVTHAFCY, encoded by the coding sequence ATGATTCTGGGATCCCTAGAAAATGGCAGCAGCCTGTCCTCTACCTTCCTGCTGAGTGGCATCCCTGGCCTTAAGCACTTGCACATCTGGATCTCCCTCCCACTGTGTTTCATGTACCTGGTTTCCATCCTGGGCAACTGCACAAttctttttatcattaaaacagagACCTCACTCCATGAGCCTATGTACCTCTTCTTGTCCATGCTGGCTCTGACTGACCTGGGGCTGTCCCTTTGCACACTCCCTACAGTGCTGGGCATCTTCTGGGTGGGGGCACGGGATATTGGTCATGATGCTTGTTTTGCCCAGCTCTTTTTTATTCACTGCTTGTCCTTCCTGGAGTCCTCTGTGTTACTATCTATGGCCTTTGACCGCTTTGTGGCCATTTGCCATCCCTTGCATTATGCTTCCATTCTCACCAACACAGTCATTGGCAGAATTGGTATGGCTTCTCTGGGCCGAAGTGTAGCATTTATTTTCCCATTGCCGTTTATGCTCAAAAGGTTCCCATATTGTGGTTCACCAGTCCTCTCACATTCCTACTGTCTCCACCAAGAAGTGATGAAACTGGCCTGTGCAGACATCAAGGCCAACAGCATCTATGGTATGTTTGTCATTGTTTCCACAGTGGGTATAGACTCACTGCTCATCCTCTTGTCCTATGCCCTGATCCTGCACACTGTGCTGTCCATCGCCTCAAGGGCTGAGAGACTCAAAGCTCTTAACACATGTGTTTCCCATATTTGTGCTGTGCTCCTCTTCTACACTCCCATGATTGGCTTGTCCATCATCCACCGCTTTGGGAAGCAGGCACCCCATCTGGTGCAGGTGATCATGGGTTTCGTGTATCTTCTGTTCCCTCCTGTGATGAACCCCATTGTCTATAGTGTGAAAACCAAACAGATCCGAGATCGGGTGACACATGCCTTTTGTTACTAA